DNA from Kitasatospora herbaricolor:
CCGCCGTCACCGCCGACCCGCTCAACCCCGAGCAGGTGGTGCACACCCTGGACGCCCTGCTGCCCGAGGACGCCATGATCGCCGCGGACTCCGGCTCCGCCGCGAACTGGTACGCCCGCCACCTGCGGATGCGCGGCACGATGCGCGGCTCCCTCTCGGGCACCCTGGCCAGCATGGGCCCCGGTGTCCCCTACCTGATCGGGGCCAAGTTCGCGCACCCCGACCGCCCCGCCGTCGCGATCGTCGGGGACGGCGCGATGCAGATGAACGGCCTCGCCGAACTGATCACCGTCGCCAAGTACTACCAGCAGTGGTCGGACCCGCGCCTGATCGTCGCCGTCCTGAACAACCAGGACCTCAACCAGGTCACCTGGGAGATGCGGGCGATGCAGGGCGCCCCGCAGTTCGAGCCCTCGCAGAGCCTCCCGGACGTCCGCTACGCCAACTTCGCCGTCCAGCTCGGGCTCTACGGGACCAGGGTGGAGGACCCGGCCGAGGTGGAGCCGGTGTGGCGGCAGGCGCTCGCCTCGGACCGGCCGTACGTCATCGACTTCCGGACCGACCCGGCGGTGCCGCCGATCCCGCCGCACGCCTCGCTCGCCCAGATCACGGCCGCCGCCTCGGCGGTCGTGCACGGCGACAGCGACCGCGGTTCGATGCTGAAGCAGGGCTTCAAGGCGAAGATCCAGGAGTTCCTGCCGGGGAACGGCAAGGAGTGAGCCGGGTGAGCCGGACAGTCCTCCCGGGGACCGTTCGGGGTCGGAAGCGGGGCTGAACCCGCGAAAGACCCGGGAATCCGCCCGCCGTCGGCGCCCCCGTGCGGTCCGTCCGCCCGGGGGCGCCGACGCCGATTGGCCGGCGGCGTTCCGGAAAGACGCGGGACATGTCCCTTGTGAGAGCCTGTGCCCGCCCGATGCTCGCCTCGGTGTTCCTCTGCAGCGGCGCCGACGCCCTGCTGAACCCCCGGCCGCTGGAACCACTGGCCGAACCCGTCGTCGACACCCTCGCCGGGCACGCACCCGCCGCGCCGGAGCTGACCGACATCGCGATCCGGCTCAACGCCGCCGTCCAGGTCACGGCCGGCGCGCTGCTCGCGACCGGTCACCTCCCCCGCCCGGCCGCCCTGGCCCTGGCCGCCACCCTGGTCCCCGTCACCTGGGCGGGTCACCGCTTCTGGGAGGAGAGGGACGAGGACCGGCGCGCCCAGCAGCGCATCCACTTCCTGAAGAACCTGTCGCTGTTCGGCGGGCTGCTGATCGTGGCCGCCGACACCGGCGCGCAGCCGTCGCTGGCCTGGCGCGCCCGGCACCGCCTGCACCGGGGCTGACGAACACCGTGCCGCCGGGCCGGCGACGGCTGCGAAGGTGCCGCGCCGGCCCTGGCCCCCGTCCGGCGCGGCCGTCCGGCGCCGCGGCAGGCGGCCGGCGGCTCGCGGCTGAAGGAGCTTCAGGCCGCGTGCCGGGCCGGGAGCTGCCCGGTGGGCGTCCCGGGCGTCCCGGGCGCTCCCGGCGTCCCGGGTTCCTGGACGACCAGCCGCAGTTGCGGCCGTTGCGGCAGGGCCGGCAGCTGCGGCGTTTCGGGCCGGGTGAACACCCGCTCCTCGAAGCGGGCCAGCAGGACCACCGCGGCGAGGAGCACCGGAGGTATCAGCAGAGCGAGCACGAGCATGGAAGAACTCCTGGGACGGGGGTGCGTGTCCCGGTGCGCCTGCCCGCACTTCGCGCTCGGATGTCCCGATCGGCGGACCTGAACGGGATCGATCGGGTACGAGCGCCGAGAGGCTGCTCCGCACCCGGACCGGGCCGCGCCGGCGGCCGGCCGCCCGAGTTCCCCACCCCGTCGCGGATCGCATGGATGAAGCGGCCGCACCCGGGCACACGAGGCGCATGACAACAGGGGTACATCACCCGATCCGCCGGATCGCACCGCCGCTGGTCGGCCAGACGATCCTCATGGTGCTGGCCGGTCTCGTCATCACCCACCCCC
Protein-coding regions in this window:
- a CDS encoding DoxX family protein; this encodes MSLVRACARPMLASVFLCSGADALLNPRPLEPLAEPVVDTLAGHAPAAPELTDIAIRLNAAVQVTAGALLATGHLPRPAALALAATLVPVTWAGHRFWEERDEDRRAQQRIHFLKNLSLFGGLLIVAADTGAQPSLAWRARHRLHRG